The following are encoded together in the Oncorhynchus clarkii lewisi isolate Uvic-CL-2024 chromosome 25, UVic_Ocla_1.0, whole genome shotgun sequence genome:
- the LOC139384011 gene encoding LOW QUALITY PROTEIN: required for meiotic nuclear division protein 1 homolog (The sequence of the model RefSeq protein was modified relative to this genomic sequence to represent the inferred CDS: inserted 2 bases in 1 codon), which yields MHIAHTELDVTQRRYCSYFNMTSIXSCFSSLICPIHNMFWTLLCRLRTQKPLGSRTCAYRFTSVNLSDPTKPHVPPRTLLAPWTTTGSGHHRTCHSSTHVQHHGWTVRRDVLYAARHFNTCVQSLSAVPGQPTSTRHWSFSIQRRFYSTVPVKSVMKPVTVLGSGKKIPKGPRTKQPSRTNQPTPKEDKDMMQCIAYATADQYHLPTLCHDLIAHGFYEVDLPRDASNALVICTDNAQKPSDNATMFFFREGSVVFWNVEEKTMKKVMRLLERHEIHPYEVALVHWENEEINYTIGEGNSKLQRGNFLLNSEIDPDKAVLDKFAFSNALSLSVKLAIWEVALDDFVESIQSIPEMLKSGNKIKLSRAEVMQKIGELFSLRHCINLSSDLLITPDFYWDRENLEMLYDKTCQFLNINRRVKVVNEKLQHCTELTDLMRNHLSEKHSLRLEWMIVILITIEVLFEVGRMIF from the exons ATGCACATTGCTCACACCGAGTTAGATGTGACTCAACGCAGATACTGTAGTTATTTTAACATGACAAGCAT TTCTTGTTTTAGTAGCCTGATTTG TCCAATCCATAACATGTTCTGGACACTGTTGTGCCGACTGAGGACCCAGAAGCCTTTGGGGAGTAGGACATGTGCCTATAGGTTCACCTCTGTCAATCTGTCAGACCCTACCAAGCCGCATGTACCACCTAGAACTCTACTAGCTCCCTGGACCACCACAGGCTCTGGTCATCATAGGACGTGTCACTCAAGCACACACGTCCAACACCATGGCTGGACTGTCAGACGAGATGTTTTGTATGCTGCACGACATTTTAACACCTGTGTTCAGTCACTATCAGCTGTCCCTGGTCAGCCCACCTCCACCAGACACTGGAGTTTCAGTATACAGAGAAGGTTTTATTCAACAGTTCCTGTTAAATCAGTGATGAAACCAGTGACCGTGCTTGGAAGTGGGAAAAAAATTCCTAAAGGCCCCAGGACCAAACAACCATCCAGAACCAATCAGCCGACCCCAAAGGAGGACAAG GATATGATGCAGTGCATTGCCTATGCAACAGCAGACCAGTACCATCTGCCAACACTCTGCCATGACCTCATAGCCCACGGCTTCTACGAAGTAGATTTACCAAGAG ATGCCTCAAATGCACTTGTAATATGCACTGACAATGCCCAAAAACCCAGTGATAATGCAACAATGTTCTTCTTCAG GGAGGGATCAGTGGTCTTTTGGAATGTTGAAGAGAAAACC ATGAAGAAAGTGATGAGGCTCTTGGAGCGGCATGAGATTCATCCCTACGAGGTAGCTCTGGTCCACTGGGAAAATGAAGAGATCAACTACACTATTGGAGA GGGAAACTCAAAGCTACAACGTGGTAACTTCCTGCTGAACAGTGAAATAGATCCTGACAAGGCCGTGCTGGATAAATTTGCATTTTCAAATGCCCTTTCTTTGTCAG TGAAACTGGCCATATGGGAGGTGGCTTTGGATGACTTTGTGGAGTCGATTCAGTCAATTCCAGAG ATGCTGAAATCTGGGAATAAAATAAAGCTGTCCAGAGCAGAGGTTATGCAGAAGATCGGAGAACTCTTTTCTCTGAG ACACTGTATCAACCTGAGCTCTGACCTGCTGATCACGCCAGACTTCTACTGGGACAGAGAGAACCTGGAGATGCTCTATGACAAGACTTGTCAGTTCCTCAACATCAACCGCCGGGTCAag GTAGTGAATGAGAAACTGCAGCACTGCACTGAGCTGACAGACCTAATGAGGAACCACTTGAGTGAGAAGCACAGCTTGCGGCTGGAGTGGATGATCGTCATCCTCATCACTATCGAG GTGTTGTTTGAAGTTGGCAGAATGATTTTCTGA
- the LOC139383998 gene encoding A-kinase anchor protein 12-like has translation MGATESTRPEGSSKSEDGDTVANEESANNVQDGESIDAKLLQKNGQISGLSEKAEDKTEEVNVLCDDGVVAEVGETNSSIVSQKEDIPEMIETLTEEVPPLENTDSDGKESPHVDDEASTNEIETEVKLNEVNDSFKKFFSSIGLKFTLKKDSDTIPEVSPKKEEGEARTPEDSKDTEEATIDNAEENTGQSTPEDLTDDTIKECVGHTPELVDDTLEANIDEAPNNVVADSPVEPADDSTSHPTMTDLTFEEFHNETTKEQTTEMIESKEEITPEEVAQAEGEAPPTPIPIVEEMSPFKRFFLTGKIHKQVKQPMKQPKEEPKEEVMEEVKEEPKTEPKEEVNEEPKDEVKEEVIPTEETDTPAPTIPDVEEEIISPIKKFFTTGIFAGLKKKKTHLGEETPKDETVEKEHELQSIDKQEYVNTPEEAGLEQEQTKDEISPDVETISVIEGKQNENEVQETGTDSLMAETSNVPELMMSNVPKTSDNREDVLEEQLATEELQTIISNRAELLSFQEEAKSQGSSVQDILEEQSPSLGFVTILTNEAETNEDKLSSQEKAKSQESLEGQFHSWGFVTVTEHVPEEEPAPEVLLTVTSNEAETNEAKHLDSQEKAKSQGSPVQEEQSPSLGFHTVISNEAELLSSQEKAKNQGSPLRKLLYGAGLKKLSRKRRGKKSDELTRSGEHVTEDLLSSTESEEYQRGEHPASSTEELAAEQVKMSALLGSSHESDSDVTSDGERKKDGTWTSFKKLMTPTRCPKRSSESEDELAHEEPKQSEGEQVLERFTEETKKKVEISVSWEALLCGSAKRRGRKTSDSEEEAPMNEGETLSEPGNTAESPLDSSQEGGYEHLTSSPEEAVSPLGSDGGSTWKSLKKLVTSNRKAKTEEASKVSSPEQVASDREITKEESSFSLKKLIPGRKKQKHGGKQEPISSDEADKGVGSDDEEDSETPAVVPMSEFDAEDLGEKHIILTEAVIETPLHITEEITQPDVSRLVTESAIPKDTLPTEAEKAQAKDTVEQLAPSTSPTATKDFEDLTEFISKHQQLSDIPEEGVIEETIATQVSTAEEATRDDTIAEDLIELTSEAVTAPEPLDDESTEMVSAVSQLTEESPKTSGNTTPVPAEYELKDTEVLLHEAVETINRTPTLSLVITKDQHLEAVTISVYPQILQTPKETEATVLTAHEKSDAVTICTGEESHQIDAVDESPVTHVVECPLEVRKVVPTELAPEETEESGAARITTDEVHKAEDESIAIMHIEIEKDQQTELVNEIEEVRPVLVATVNSEEGVAQVEGKAIAEDTPQPDTERLEVSVTDKLVFTQAFMEVTLKEEKEEFMDVSEDSADMENEPVAETLTCDVQDVATAMPDVLKLESSNVLESLIGIVAPEVESTQKMDRVGALSPLVDSSMVQTLNKGDMVVRKNVPSAQFVDGLEIRVQVTDAEIKSAEETIETVLEVSSTDVNDHETLVQQVNAEIESAEANVDAVFEVVSTDVNHHETLVQQVNTEIESAEAHVETTLELGSTDDHEITVQVADAEIKSAQVIIENVLEVGLTDVTDHEIKVQEMDIVIESSEAIVDAVFVVLTDVKGHEIQVQVTDANAEIGTAEAILETALEVVSSTDVMEVIDICDKMEDKGQGENAIENITEAMFEEESSIITQEILQHVQQNFSEADSNVVPQSSEKAEIELTSEAEVSKSPEGIPVVAVTDAQGCTGVAAQVQNKIHLFENYVELNTQGNAHKPSDKETEPSISLKVDTVCEDRTTPETFAESTFEVDKVPDDIVPNTFVESCLQSNMQEVYATEAEFIIASEVDSDSTSGHEKELVGMVVQSAKESVESFEKRLSIESHVHIHLHIEPRDAGVVSAGLDSPPLAIWPPPSTSAVNTDSCLKESIEIASTTAKRAVNTDCVPTESMESTQLCEVSQNEQTDDTAPPVPLHTPPVPLHTTPASLHSTPAPLHTRTELVVCTPNPEAEQVMMNAEESILHTEDENDQEVWLDAEEDFGTVKSHVLEVLSNTIGGGVEETLQVSEEVFDIALEPQSFQSISENK, from the exons ATGGGTGCGACTGAATCTACGCGGCCGGAGGGTAGCAGCAAGAGCGAGGACGGGGACACTGTGGCGAATGAGGAAAGTGCGAACAATGTCCAGGATGGCGAGAGTATTGATGcgaag TTACTCCAAAAGAATGGACAGATCTCTGGACTGAGTGAAAAAGCAGAGGACAAGACTGAGGAGGTCAATGTCCTGTGTGACGACGGAGTCGTTGCAGAAG TTGGTGAGACAAATTCATCTATCGTTTCTCAGAAAGAGGACATTCCGGAGATGATAGAGACTCTCACAGAGGAGGTACCTCCTCTGGAAAACACAGACAGTGATGGCAAGGAATCACCGCATGTAGACGACGAAGCATCAACAAATGAGATTGAAACAGAAGTTAAATTGAATGAAGTCAATGATAGTTTTAAAAAGTTCTTCAGTTCAATTGGTTTAAAATTCACATTGAAAAAAGACTCTGACACAATACCAGAAGTGAGCCCTAAGAAAGAAGAGGGCGAAGCACGTACTCCCGAAGACAGCAAGGATACAGAGGAGGCCACTATAGATAATGCTGAGGAGAATACTGGGCAGAGCACACCTGAGGATCTGACTGATGATACGATAAAAGAATGTGTTGGCCATACACCAGAGCTTGTAGATGATACACTAGAAGCAAATATTGACGAAGCACCGAACAACGTTGTTGCTGATTCACCAGTGGAACCGGCGGATGATTCTACCTCTCACCCTACGATGACGGACCTCACATTTGAAGAGTTCCATAATGAAACCACCAAGGAACAGACCACTGAAATGATAGAATCAAAGGAGGAAATCACACCTGAAGAAGTGgcacaggcagagggagaggccCCACCCACACCCATTCCTATAGTTGAGGAAATGTCTCCATTTAAACGTTTTTTCCTGACAGGAAAAATACACAAGCAGGTCAAGCAACCCATGAAACAACCCAAGGAGGAACCTAAGGAGGAAGTCATGGAAGAAGTCAAGGAAGAACCCAAGACAGAACCCAAGGAAGAAGTCAATGAGGAACCCAAGGATGAAGTCAAGGAGGAAGTCATCCCTACTgaagagacagacacaccagCACCAACCATTCCGGATGTTGAAGAAGAAATTATATCCCCGATTAAGAAGTTTTTCACCACGGGAATCTTCGCTGGTTTAAAGAAAAAGAAAACACATTTAGGAGAGGAAACGCCCAAAGATGAAACTGTTGAGAAAGAACACGAACTGCAAAGCATTGACAAACAGGAGTATGTAAACACTCCAGAGGAAGCTGGTCTTGAGCAAGAACAAACAAAAGACGAGATCAGTCCAGATGTTGAGACAATATCGGTCATTGAGGGGAAACAAAATGAGAATGAAGTTCAAGAGACAGGAACAGATTCCCTGATGGCTGAGACATCCAATGTCCCTGAACTGATGATGAGTAATGTCCCTAAAACTAGTGACAACAGAGAGGATGTCCTTGAAGAGCAGCTAGCTACTGAGGAATTACAGACAATTATCTCAAATAGAGCTGAACTTCTTAGCTTTCAAGAGGAAGCTAAAAGTCAAGGAAGTTCAGTCCAGGATATTCTTGAAGAGCAATCTCCTTCTTTGGGATTTGTAACAATTTTAACAAATGAAGCTGAAACAAATGAAGACAAACTTAGCTCTCAAGAGAAAGCTAAAAGCCAGGAAAGTCTTGAAGGACAGTTTCATTCATGGGGATTCGTCACAGTCACAGAACATGTTCCTGAAGAGGAGCCAGCTCCTGAGGTATTACTGACAGTTACCTCAAATGAAGCTGAAACAAATGAAGCCAAACATCTTGACTCGCAAGAGAAAGCTAAAAGCCAAGGAAGTCCAGTCCAAGAAGAGCAGTCTCCTTCTTTGGGATTCCACACAGTTATCTCAAATGAAGCTGAACTTCTTAGCTCACAAGAGAAAGCTAAAAACCAAGGAAGTCCACTCAGGAAGCTCTTATATGGGGCTGGTTTGAAGAAGCTTTCTAGGAAGCGGAGAGGCAAGAAATCAGATGAGTTGACCAGGTCTGGTGAGCATGTTACTGAGGATTTACTGTCATCCACAGAGTCAGAGGAGTATCAGAGAGGAGAACATCCTGCCTCTTCAACAGAAGAATTAGCAGCAGAGCAGGTCAAAATGTCTGCTCTGTTGGGGTCAAGCCACGAATCAGATAGTGATGTAACCTCTGACGGTGAAAGGAAAAAGGATGGCACCTGGACTTCTTTCAAAAAGCTAATGACGCCCACAAGATGTCCCAAAAGATCTTCTGAGAGTGAGGATGAGTTAGCACATGAGGAGCCAAAACAAAGTGAAGGAGAGCAGGTACTAGAACGTTTCACAGAAGAGACCAAAAAGAAAGTAGAAATATCTGTTTCTTGGGAGGCCCTCCTATGTGGATCTGCAAAGAGGAGGGGAAGAAAAACATCTGACTCAGAGGAGGAAGCACCCATGAATGAAGGTGAAACACTAAGTGAACCTGGAAACACTGCAGAGTCTCCACTGGACAGTTCTCAGGAGGGAGGTTATGAACATTTGACCTCTTCCCCTGAAGAGGCTGTAAGTCCCTTAGGGAGTGATGGGGGGTCAACATGGAAATCCCTTAAAAAGCTGGTCACCTCAAATAGGAAGGCAAAAACCGAGGAGGCCAGCAAAGTTAGCTCACCAGAGCAGGTGGCATCTGACAGGGAAATCACCAAAGAGGAGTCTTCATTTTCTCTAAAGAAACTCATCCCTGGACGCAAAAAGCAAAAGCATGGAGGAAAGCAGGAACCAATATCTTCTGACGAGGCAGATAAAGGTGTTGGATCGGATGATGAGGAGGACTCTGAAACACCAGCAGTGGTCCCCATGTCCGAGTTTGATGCAGAAGACCTAGGAGAGAAACACATAATATTAACTGAGGCTGTTATAGAAACTCCATTACACATTACAGAAGAAATAACCCAGCCAGATGTCTCTAGGCTGGTCACCGAATCGGCCATACCCAAAGATACCCTGCCCACTGAAGCAGAGAAGGCTCAAGCCAAAGATACTGTGGAGCAGTTGGCCCCATCAACATCCCCCACTGCTACAAAAGACTTTGAGGACCTTACGGAATTCATAAGTAAACATCAGCAACTCAGTGATATACCTGAGGAAGGCGTAATAGAGGAGACCATTGCCACACAAGTGTCCACTGCTGAAGAAGCCACTCGAGACGATACCATAGCCGAGGACCTAATTGAGTTGACATCTGAAGCAGTCACTGCCCCAGAACCTCTAGATGATGAATCAACAGAAATGGTTTCAGCAGTGTCACAGCTGACAGAGGAGTCTCCCAAAACATCAGGCAACACAACGCCTGTGCCTGCAGAATACGAGTTGAAAGACACAGAGGTACTTCTGCATGAGGCTGTTGAAACCATTAACAGAACCCCAACTCTCTCATTGGTAATTACAAAAGACCAGCACTTGGAAGCAGTTACCATTTCAGTTTATCCACAAATATTACAGACACCAAAAGAGACGGAAGCAACAGTTTTGACAGCTCATGAAAAATCAGACGCAGTTACAATCTGCACAGGTGAAGAGTCGCATCAAATAGATGCTGTTGATGAAAGCCCAGTGACTCATGTGGTGGAGTGTCCATTAGAAGTCAGAAAGGTAGTACCCACAGAGTTGGCACCTGAGGAAACTGAAGAGTCTGGTGCTGCAAGAATCACTACAGATGAGGTACACAAAGCTGAAGATGAATCAATTGCAATCATGCATATAGAAATTGAAAAGGACCAACAAACAGAATTGGTAAACGAGATAGAAGAGGTAAGACCAGTACTTGTAGCCACTGTTAATTCAGAAGAGGGTGTAGCTCAGGTTGAAGGAAAGGCCATAGCAGAAGACACTCCACAGCCTGATACAGAGCGCCTGGAAGTGTCGGTTACAGACAAACTTGTTTTCACACAGGCTTTCATGGAGGTCACTCTTAAAGAAGAAAAAGAGGAATTCATGGATGTTTCGGAGGATTCTGCAGACATGGAGAATGAACCAGTTGCAGAAACACTCACATGTGATGTTCAAGATGTCGCTACTGCAATGCCTGACGTTCTGAAGTTAGAATCATCAAATGTTTTGGAATCTTTGATTGGCATAGTGGCACCTGAAGTAGAATCCACACAGAAAATGGATCGTGTAGGTGCTCTAAGCCCACTTGTAGACTCTTCTATGGTTCAGACACTAAATAAAGGGGACATGGTTGTGAGGAAGAATGTGCCATCAGCACAGTTTGTTGATGGTCTTGAGATCCGAGTACAAGTGACGGATGCAGAGATAAAGTCAGCTGAAGAAACTATTGAAACAGTGCTTGAAGTTAGCTCAACTGATGTCAACGATCACGAGACTCTAGTACAACAGGTGAACGCTGAGATTGAATCAGCTGAAGCAAATGTTGATGCAGTTTTTGAGGTAGTCTCAACTGATGTCAATCATCACGAGACTCTAGTACAACAGGTGAACACTGAGATTGAATCAGCTGAAGCACATGTTGAGACAACCCTTGAGTTGGGCTCTACTGATGATCACGAGATCACAGTACAAGTGGCGGATGCAGAGATAAAGTCTGCTCAAGTAATTATTGAGAATGTGCTTGAAGTTGGCTTAACTGATGTCACTGATCATGAGATCAAAGTACAAGAGATGGATATAGTGATTGAATCATCTGAAGCAATTGTTGATGCAGTTTTTGTGGTCTTAACTGATGTCAAGGGTCATGAGATCCAAGTGCAAGTGACGGATGCAAATGCTGAGATTGGGACAGCTGAAGCGATTCTGGAGACAGCACTTGAGGTGGTTTCTTCAACCGATGTTATGGAAGTCATAGACATTTGTGACAAAATGGAGGACAAAGGACAGGGTGAGAATGCCATTGAGAATATTACAGAGGCCATGTTTGAAGAGGAAAGCAGTATTATAACTCAAGAAATACTCCAACATGTACAGCAGAACTTCTCAGAAGCTGACTCCAATGTTGTACCACAATCAAGTGAAAAGGCTGAAATTGAATTAACGAGTGAAGCCGAAGTTTCTAAATCACCAGAGGGTATACCAGTGGTGGCAGTTACAGATGCTCAAGGATGTACAGGTGTAGCTGCACAGGTGCAAAATAAAATTCACTTATTTGAAAACTACGTAGAACTTAATACTCAGGGAAATGCGCACAAACCTTCAGACAAAGAAACTGAGCCCTCAATTTCTCTCAAAGTTGATACAGTATGTGAGGATAGAACAACTCCCGAGACATTTGCAGAGTCTACTTTCGAGGTTGACAAAGTACCAGATGACATAGTTCCCAATACATTTGTAGAGTCCTGTTTGCAGTCAAATATGCAAGAAGTTTATGCAACGGAGGCTGAATTTATTATTGCGTCCGAAGTAGATTCAGACTCTACCAGTGGGCATGAGAAAGAACTGGTTGGAATGGTAGTACAATCAGCAAAGGAATCAGTTGAATCATTTGAAAAGAGACTATCTATTGAATCCCATGTCCATATCCATCTTCACATTGAACCCAGAGACGCTGGAGTGGTGTCTGCGGGATTGGATTCACCACCACTTGCTATTTGGCCACCTCCAAGTACTAGTGCAGTGAACACGGATAGCTGTCTGAAAGAATCAATAGAAATTGCAAGTACTACTGCAAAACGTGCTGTGAATACTGACTGTGTTCCAACAGAATCAATGGAAAGTACTCAACTTTGTGAAGTCAGTCAAAATGAGCAAACAGATGACACTGCACCTCCTGTGCCACTGCATACCCCTCCAGTGCCACTGCATACGACTCCAGCATCACTGCATTCGACTCCAGCACCACTGCATACCCGAACTGAACTAGTGGTGTGCACCCCAAACCCTGAAGCAGAACAGGTAATGATGAATGCAGAAGAGTCTATTCTACACACAGAGGACGAGAATGACCAAGAAGTGTGGCTGGATGCTGAGGAAGATTTTGGCACAGTAAAATCCCATGTCTTAGAAGTTCTGAGCAACACAATaggtggaggagtagaggagacgCTGCAGGTCAGTGAAGAGGTCTTTGATATTGCACTTGAGCCTCAAAGCTTTCAATCTATAAGTGAAAACAAATAA